Proteins from a genomic interval of Diaminobutyricimonas aerilata:
- a CDS encoding CoA-acylating methylmalonate-semialdehyde dehydrogenase translates to MTTTSAEAEAPAADGLPSVPHWIAGAVTAGSGERSGEVYDPALGVVTKRVAFAEQADIDAAVAAASAAYPAWRDLSLARRQSIMFRFRELLDARKGELAEIITSEHGKVLSDALGEITRGQEVVEFATGLAHHLKGEFSEQVSTGVDVYSIRQPLGVVGIISPFNFPAMVPMWFFPIAIAAGNTVILKPSEKDPSAAIWIGRLLQEAGLPDGVFNVLHGDKTAVDGLLTHPDVRSISFVGSTPIAQYIYETAAKHGKRVQALGGAKNHMLVLPDADLDLVADSAVNAGFGSAGERCMAISVVVAVEPVADELVAKVRERMAGLRTGDGRRSCDMGPLVTKQHRDKVASYIDIAIADGAEVVVDGRDVQPDGDPNGFWLGPTLIDRVSTSSRVYSEEIFGPVLAIVRVSSYEEGVALINSGAFGNGTAIFTNDGGAARRFQHEVEVGMIGVNVPIPVPVATFSFGGWRQSLFGDTKAHGAEGVKFFTQQKAVTARWLDPSHGGVDLGFPQN, encoded by the coding sequence ATGACCACGACATCGGCCGAGGCCGAAGCCCCCGCCGCCGACGGGCTCCCCTCGGTACCGCACTGGATCGCGGGCGCCGTGACCGCAGGATCGGGCGAGCGCAGCGGCGAGGTCTACGACCCCGCCCTCGGCGTCGTGACCAAGCGCGTGGCCTTCGCCGAGCAGGCGGACATCGATGCGGCCGTCGCCGCGGCGTCGGCGGCGTATCCCGCATGGCGCGACCTGTCGCTCGCCCGTCGCCAGTCCATCATGTTCCGCTTCCGCGAACTGCTCGACGCCCGCAAGGGCGAACTCGCCGAGATCATCACGAGCGAGCACGGCAAGGTGCTCTCCGACGCGCTCGGCGAGATCACCCGCGGACAGGAGGTCGTCGAGTTCGCCACCGGACTCGCCCACCACTTGAAGGGGGAGTTCTCGGAGCAGGTCTCCACCGGCGTCGACGTCTACTCGATCCGGCAGCCGCTCGGCGTCGTCGGCATCATCTCGCCGTTCAACTTCCCCGCCATGGTGCCGATGTGGTTCTTCCCGATCGCGATCGCCGCGGGCAACACGGTCATCCTCAAGCCGAGCGAGAAGGACCCGTCGGCGGCGATCTGGATCGGGCGTCTGCTGCAGGAGGCCGGTCTGCCGGACGGTGTCTTCAACGTGCTGCACGGCGACAAGACCGCCGTGGACGGTCTGCTCACGCACCCCGACGTGCGCTCGATCTCGTTCGTCGGATCGACGCCGATCGCCCAGTACATCTACGAGACCGCCGCGAAGCACGGCAAGCGCGTCCAGGCGCTCGGTGGGGCGAAGAACCACATGCTCGTGCTCCCCGACGCCGACCTCGACCTCGTCGCCGACTCCGCGGTGAACGCGGGCTTCGGCTCCGCGGGCGAGCGCTGCATGGCGATCTCGGTCGTCGTCGCGGTCGAGCCGGTGGCCGACGAGCTCGTCGCGAAGGTGCGCGAGCGCATGGCCGGGTTGCGCACCGGCGACGGTCGCCGCTCGTGCGACATGGGACCGCTCGTCACGAAGCAGCACCGCGACAAGGTCGCGTCCTACATCGACATCGCGATCGCCGATGGAGCCGAGGTCGTCGTCGACGGTCGCGACGTGCAGCCCGACGGCGACCCGAACGGCTTCTGGCTCGGCCCGACGCTCATCGACCGGGTGTCGACGTCGTCGCGGGTGTACAGCGAGGAGATCTTCGGCCCCGTGCTCGCGATCGTCCGGGTGTCCTCGTACGAGGAGGGCGTCGCCCTCATCAACTCGGGGGCCTTCGGCAACGGCACCGCGATCTTCACGAACGACGGCGGCGCCGCCCGGCGCTTCCAGCACGAGGTCGAGGTCGGCATGATCGGCGTCAACGTGCCGATCCCGGTGCCGGTGGCGACCTTCTCGTTCGGCGGATGGCGTCAGTCGCTCTTCGGGGACACGAAGGCGCACGGCGCAGAGGGCGTCAAGTTCTTCACCCAGCAGAAGGCGGTCACCGCCCGATGGCTCGACCCGTCGCACGGCGGCGTCGACCTCGGCTTCCCGCAGAACTGA
- the iolB gene encoding 5-deoxy-glucuronate isomerase — protein sequence MTNEWLYPRGTLTSGPWESVVDDRIPGWAHTGLRIAELRGGVDLPSAPVERMIVPLSGAVSVIGDDERWDLGGRESVFDGPTDVLYLGLGTAARLEGEGRVAIAEALATVALPPALIVRDDVPVEIRGAGRSTRQVHNFGVPGALEAQKLIVCEVVTPAENWSSYPAHRHDRAGATESELEEIYYFEAAVSRGVAAPAHPSPFGMFATYASDDRAIDTSARVGTGDIALVPYGYHGPAVAAPGYDLYYLNVMAGPGAERAWRITDDPAHGWIRDTWAGQEPDPRLPYLAKERTR from the coding sequence ATGACCAACGAATGGCTGTACCCCCGCGGCACGCTCACGAGCGGCCCGTGGGAGAGCGTCGTGGACGACCGGATCCCGGGATGGGCGCACACCGGTCTGCGCATCGCCGAGCTGCGGGGTGGCGTCGACCTCCCCTCCGCGCCGGTGGAGCGGATGATCGTGCCGCTCTCCGGCGCGGTGTCGGTGATCGGCGACGACGAGCGGTGGGACCTGGGCGGCCGCGAGTCCGTGTTCGACGGACCGACCGACGTGCTCTACCTCGGGCTCGGCACCGCGGCACGTCTCGAGGGTGAGGGCCGGGTGGCGATCGCCGAGGCGCTCGCGACGGTCGCGCTTCCGCCCGCCCTGATCGTGCGCGACGACGTGCCCGTCGAGATCCGCGGTGCCGGTCGGTCGACGCGCCAGGTGCACAACTTCGGGGTTCCGGGAGCGCTCGAGGCGCAGAAGCTCATCGTGTGCGAGGTCGTCACCCCGGCCGAGAACTGGTCCTCGTACCCGGCCCATCGCCACGACCGCGCCGGCGCGACCGAGTCCGAGCTCGAGGAGATCTACTACTTCGAGGCCGCGGTCTCCCGCGGCGTGGCGGCCCCGGCGCATCCGTCGCCCTTCGGCATGTTCGCCACCTACGCCTCCGACGACCGCGCGATCGACACGAGCGCACGGGTCGGCACCGGCGACATCGCCCTCGTGCCCTACGGCTATCACGGTCCCGCCGTCGCAGCGCCCGGGTACGACCTCTACTACCTCAACGTGATGGCGGGCCCCGGTGCCGAGCGCGCCTGGCGTATCACCGACGATCCCGCCCACGGCTGGATCCGGGACACCTGGGCCGGCCAGGAGCCCGACCCCCGACTGCCGTATCTCGCGAAGGAGCGCACACGATGA
- the iolD gene encoding 3D-(3,5/4)-trihydroxycyclohexane-1,2-dione acylhydrolase (decyclizing): MPQTRTMTVAQALMTFLANQWTVDGDVRERTIAGTFGIFGHGNVAGLGQALLQLHVEQPGLMPYHQARNEQAMVHQAVGYARMRRRRATFAAAASVGPGAANMLTGAALATANRLPVLLLPSDTFATRVADPVLQQLEHPHDPGIQVTDAFRPVSRFFDRVQRPEQLFSIALSAMRVLTDPAETGAVTIALPEDVQAESIEVPVEFLAPREWHIRRPVPEPGELARAVAAIRGAEAPFIVAGGGVLYSGAEDALRSFVEATGIPVGATQAGVGSLSSAHPQYLGGVGATGSTASNRIAADADVVIGIGTRYSDFTTASRSAFQKPGVRFVNVNVGSFDAYKHGTQLPVVADARRTLEALAAELRGWNVAPGYARRIAEEKAAWDAVVDRALAPTGAELPGQPEIIGAVNAASDPTDVLVQAAGSLPGDLHKLWRVRDPLGYHVEYAFSTMGYEIAGGLGVRRAAPDRDVLVLVGDGSYLMLHTELVTAVAEGMKIVVVLVQNHGFASIGHLSETVGSDRFGTKYRSQDPATLDFAEDRYLPVDLAANARSYGVDVIEVRPGPDVAQRLHDAVRTAKASSTTTLIHVDADPLVYGPDGEGWWDVPVAAQSTLESTIEARAVYERERTKQRPLLG, encoded by the coding sequence ATGCCGCAGACCCGCACCATGACCGTCGCGCAGGCGCTCATGACGTTCCTCGCCAACCAGTGGACCGTCGACGGCGACGTGCGGGAACGCACCATCGCCGGCACGTTCGGGATCTTCGGCCACGGCAACGTCGCCGGGCTCGGACAGGCGCTCCTGCAGCTGCACGTCGAGCAGCCCGGGCTGATGCCCTATCACCAGGCGCGCAACGAGCAGGCGATGGTGCACCAGGCGGTCGGCTACGCCCGCATGCGGCGGCGGCGGGCGACCTTCGCCGCCGCGGCCTCCGTCGGACCCGGCGCGGCGAACATGCTGACGGGAGCGGCGCTCGCCACCGCCAACCGGCTGCCGGTGCTGCTGTTGCCGTCCGACACCTTCGCGACCCGCGTCGCCGACCCCGTGCTGCAGCAGCTCGAGCACCCCCACGACCCCGGCATCCAGGTGACCGACGCGTTCCGTCCGGTGTCGCGGTTCTTCGACCGCGTGCAGCGCCCCGAGCAGCTCTTCTCGATCGCGCTCTCGGCGATGCGCGTGCTCACCGACCCGGCCGAGACCGGTGCGGTTACCATCGCGCTGCCGGAGGACGTGCAGGCGGAGTCGATCGAGGTGCCCGTCGAGTTCCTCGCGCCGCGGGAGTGGCACATCCGCCGGCCCGTGCCGGAGCCGGGCGAGCTCGCGCGGGCGGTCGCGGCGATCCGCGGCGCCGAGGCTCCGTTCATCGTCGCCGGCGGGGGCGTGCTCTACTCGGGCGCGGAGGACGCGCTGCGCTCGTTCGTCGAGGCCACGGGCATCCCCGTGGGAGCCACGCAGGCGGGCGTCGGCTCGCTGTCCTCCGCCCATCCGCAGTACCTCGGCGGTGTCGGGGCGACCGGAAGCACCGCGTCGAACCGCATCGCGGCGGACGCCGACGTCGTCATCGGCATCGGAACCCGGTACAGCGACTTCACGACGGCCAGCCGCAGCGCATTCCAGAAGCCGGGGGTGCGCTTCGTGAACGTCAACGTCGGCTCGTTCGACGCCTACAAGCACGGGACGCAACTCCCCGTGGTGGCCGACGCGCGCCGCACCCTCGAGGCCCTCGCCGCGGAGCTGCGGGGCTGGAACGTCGCACCCGGGTACGCGCGCCGCATCGCCGAGGAGAAGGCGGCGTGGGACGCCGTCGTCGACCGCGCGCTCGCACCGACCGGAGCCGAGCTGCCCGGACAGCCCGAGATCATCGGCGCCGTGAACGCCGCGAGCGACCCGACCGACGTGCTCGTGCAGGCGGCGGGCTCGCTGCCCGGCGACCTGCACAAGCTGTGGCGGGTGCGCGATCCGCTCGGCTACCACGTCGAGTACGCCTTCTCGACCATGGGCTACGAGATCGCCGGAGGGCTCGGCGTGCGGCGTGCGGCGCCCGATCGGGATGTGCTCGTGCTCGTCGGCGACGGCTCCTACCTCATGCTGCACACCGAGCTCGTGACCGCGGTCGCCGAGGGGATGAAGATCGTCGTCGTGCTGGTGCAGAATCACGGATTCGCGTCCATCGGTCATCTCTCCGAGACCGTGGGCTCCGACCGCTTCGGCACGAAGTACCGCTCGCAGGATCCGGCGACGCTCGACTTCGCCGAGGATCGGTACCTGCCCGTCGATCTCGCCGCGAACGCCCGTTCGTACGGCGTGGACGTGATCGAGGTGCGACCGGGTCCCGATGTGGCGCAGCGCCTGCACGACGCGGTGCGCACGGCGAAGGCGTCGTCGACGACGACGCTCATCCACGTCGACGCGGACCCGCTCGTGTACGGGCCCGACGGCGAGGGGTGGTGGGACGTGCCGGTGGCCGCGCAGTCCACGCTCGAGAGCACGATCGAGGCCCGGGCCGTCTACGAGCGCGAGCGCACGAAGCAGCGTCCGCTACTCGGCTGA
- a CDS encoding LacI family DNA-binding transcriptional regulator, whose protein sequence is MTRPASVTLQDVAALAGVSIKTVSNVVREYQHVRPSTRARVQDAIDRLGYVPHSIARRLATGRTGMIAFALPAIEAPYFAELAALVSTEADGFDYRLLIEQTAGSLEDERAVLRGRERGLIDGLIFQPTVLDAAAIEEFRGSTPLVLLGEIAAPPTVDHVMVDNTAAARAATLHLLQSGRTRVAFLGQSAWTEHATTRLRMGGYRSALEEFGAFRDDDLLIPMTRFGAFSAEAAVVDAIEAGVRFDGLVCFDDLSAIGAMKALARTGRIVPDDVGVVGWDDILMAQFTNPGLTTIRPDKAALVRTTFRMLRERMDGASGPGRHELVGFDLVVRGSTAS, encoded by the coding sequence ATGACGCGGCCCGCCTCGGTCACACTCCAAGATGTCGCGGCGCTCGCCGGCGTGTCCATCAAGACGGTGTCGAACGTGGTGCGCGAGTACCAGCACGTGCGCCCGTCCACCCGGGCGAGGGTGCAGGACGCCATCGATCGGCTCGGTTACGTGCCCCACAGCATCGCCCGTCGCCTCGCGACCGGGAGGACGGGCATGATCGCGTTCGCGCTGCCCGCGATCGAGGCCCCCTACTTCGCCGAGCTCGCGGCGCTCGTCTCGACCGAGGCCGACGGCTTCGACTACCGCCTGCTGATCGAGCAGACCGCCGGCAGCCTGGAGGACGAACGCGCCGTCCTCCGGGGTCGCGAACGGGGCCTCATCGACGGCCTGATCTTCCAGCCGACGGTGCTCGACGCCGCGGCGATCGAGGAGTTCCGCGGGTCCACCCCGCTCGTGCTGCTCGGGGAGATCGCGGCGCCTCCGACGGTCGACCACGTGATGGTCGACAACACGGCCGCCGCGCGCGCGGCGACCCTCCACCTGCTCCAGTCCGGGCGCACGCGGGTCGCGTTCCTCGGACAGTCCGCCTGGACCGAGCACGCCACCACGAGGTTGCGCATGGGCGGATACCGCTCGGCGCTGGAGGAGTTCGGCGCCTTTCGCGACGACGATCTCCTGATCCCGATGACCCGGTTCGGGGCGTTCTCCGCCGAGGCCGCGGTCGTCGACGCGATCGAGGCGGGCGTGCGCTTCGACGGGCTCGTGTGCTTCGACGACCTCTCCGCGATCGGGGCCATGAAGGCGCTCGCACGCACGGGACGGATCGTGCCCGACGACGTGGGGGTCGTCGGATGGGACGACATCCTCATGGCGCAGTTCACGAATCCCGGGCTCACGACCATCCGGCCCGACAAGGCGGCGCTCGTGCGGACCACGTTCCGCATGCTGCGCGAGCGCATGGACGGCGCGAGCGGACCCGGGCGTCACGAACTCGTCGGATTCGACCTGGTGGTGCGCGGCAGTACGGCGAGCTGA
- a CDS encoding GntR family transcriptional regulator, which yields MLDVAQAVVLPVEQLLQPTTQGSPLWVRLAAGLENAISSGALPPGARLENEVSMSERLSLSRPTVRRAIQELVDKGLLVRRRGIGTQVVHGSVARQIDLTSLHDDLERSGRVPSTRVLDVTLAHASSDIIEQLGLAPDARVLKIRRVRFADAVPIAILENYLPETFADITAETLKEVGLYHELRARGVTLRVARQRIGARRASVDEGLLLDIGRGAPVLTMDRTAYDADGVAVEYGHHCYRPDLYGFEMTLVDR from the coding sequence ATGCTCGATGTCGCGCAAGCCGTCGTCCTGCCCGTCGAGCAGTTGCTCCAGCCTACGACGCAAGGATCCCCGCTCTGGGTGCGGTTGGCCGCCGGACTCGAGAACGCGATCTCGTCGGGGGCGCTCCCGCCGGGTGCGCGCCTCGAGAACGAGGTGTCGATGAGCGAGCGCCTCTCCCTGTCCCGCCCGACCGTCCGTCGGGCGATCCAGGAACTCGTCGACAAGGGGCTCCTCGTGCGCCGCCGCGGCATCGGGACGCAGGTCGTCCACGGATCCGTCGCCCGGCAGATCGACCTGACGAGCCTCCACGACGATCTCGAACGCTCGGGGCGGGTGCCGTCGACGCGCGTCCTCGACGTCACGCTCGCCCACGCGTCATCCGACATCATCGAACAGCTGGGACTCGCCCCCGACGCACGGGTGCTCAAGATCCGCCGGGTCAGGTTCGCCGACGCGGTGCCCATCGCGATCCTCGAGAACTACCTGCCCGAGACGTTCGCCGACATCACCGCGGAGACGCTCAAGGAGGTCGGTCTCTATCACGAGCTGCGCGCCCGGGGGGTGACGCTGCGGGTCGCGCGCCAGCGCATCGGCGCACGGCGCGCGAGCGTCGACGAGGGCCTCCTGCTCGACATCGGACGCGGCGCGCCCGTGCTGACCATGGACCGGACGGCGTACGACGCCGACGGTGTCGCCGTCGAGTACGGGCATCACTGCTACCGGCCCGACCTCTACGGCTTCGAGATGACCCTCGTCGACCGATGA
- a CDS encoding ABC transporter substrate-binding protein — MKRTHVIAAFTATVVAAAGLAGCSAGGGEGSDGPVTITIMETKQTNIDAIGKEIPGFEAEMKKQGKDIKVELIADILTDEQFKTKMTQQLIAGQAPDVLDIGENMAIAWSSAGYLEPLDDHLEEWDGWDHYYPAVKEAMTRQDGSIYSLPSGAGVLNLFYRQDILTELGVDTSQPETWDDLIARLVEVKEKTGGTPIVIPAGTAWGGGTWGEGFQPLLGGTDTEYYDPETDTWDLESPGWRAVFDLYADLVSEGLLPVADLQNPNPWEPTKYEKFPAGEIQVAAQGTWGWKFDWGPEGATPIEGLTEKVSTWQWPGLRDGDEPYGWSSTGGGYAISADSEHKEAAFEFIKYLSSGKPLAEQLVASGAASARDDLDDVAPYSEEPQLLQAGEDLADSVYVVTGDGADQIAQAVATATEMILSGQADGEQAYEAFVKDATELLGPTLVKE, encoded by the coding sequence ATGAAGCGCACTCATGTCATCGCTGCGTTCACGGCAACCGTGGTCGCCGCGGCGGGACTCGCCGGCTGCTCCGCAGGGGGCGGCGAGGGAAGCGACGGCCCCGTGACGATCACCATCATGGAGACGAAGCAGACGAACATCGACGCCATCGGGAAAGAGATCCCGGGCTTCGAGGCCGAGATGAAGAAGCAGGGCAAAGACATCAAGGTCGAGCTCATCGCCGACATCCTGACCGACGAGCAGTTCAAGACCAAGATGACGCAGCAGCTCATCGCCGGTCAGGCGCCGGACGTGCTCGACATCGGCGAGAACATGGCCATCGCCTGGTCTTCGGCCGGCTACCTCGAGCCCCTCGACGACCACCTCGAGGAGTGGGACGGCTGGGACCACTACTACCCGGCCGTCAAGGAGGCGATGACCCGCCAGGACGGTTCGATCTACAGCCTGCCCTCGGGCGCGGGCGTGCTGAACCTGTTCTACCGCCAGGACATCCTGACTGAGCTCGGCGTGGACACCTCCCAGCCCGAGACCTGGGACGACCTGATCGCTCGCCTGGTCGAGGTCAAGGAGAAGACCGGAGGCACCCCGATCGTGATCCCGGCGGGTACGGCCTGGGGCGGCGGCACCTGGGGCGAGGGGTTCCAGCCTCTGCTCGGCGGCACCGACACGGAGTACTACGACCCCGAGACCGACACCTGGGATCTCGAGAGCCCCGGCTGGCGCGCCGTCTTCGACCTCTACGCCGACCTGGTGAGCGAAGGCCTCCTGCCGGTCGCGGACCTGCAGAACCCGAACCCGTGGGAGCCGACGAAGTACGAGAAGTTCCCCGCCGGCGAGATCCAGGTCGCGGCGCAGGGCACCTGGGGCTGGAAGTTCGACTGGGGCCCCGAGGGCGCGACGCCCATCGAGGGACTCACCGAGAAGGTTTCCACCTGGCAGTGGCCCGGGCTCCGCGACGGCGACGAGCCCTACGGCTGGAGCAGCACCGGCGGCGGTTACGCCATCTCGGCCGACTCCGAGCACAAGGAGGCGGCGTTCGAGTTCATCAAGTACCTCTCGAGCGGCAAGCCCCTCGCGGAGCAGCTCGTCGCCTCGGGTGCGGCGTCCGCCCGCGACGACCTCGACGACGTGGCGCCCTACTCGGAGGAGCCGCAGCTGCTGCAGGCCGGTGAGGATCTCGCCGACAGCGTGTACGTCGTGACCGGAGACGGCGCCGACCAGATCGCCCAGGCCGTCGCGACCGCGACCGAGATGATCCTCAGCGGACAGGCCGACGGCGAGCAGGCCTACGAGGCGTTCGTGAAGGACGCCACGGAGCTGCTCGGCCCCACTCTGGTGAAGGAGTGA
- a CDS encoding carbohydrate ABC transporter permease, with the protein MTSIVDAPAAVQTAVRPPAPRRRRVQKTWPLVLLLLGPSAVLIVLFIVLPAVYGIWLSLTNTQLTGFAARNPQFIGIDNYTYLLASADFLNSLGQTGTFLLFSAIIGQTVCGMIAAVLLSRPWIRGKGFFGAALLMPMVVPEVVASLTWASVLATSPEGTLNRLTGVFGGEPTAWLQTAPMLAIILVNIWRGLAFAMIMFQAALEDVPAELIEAARVDGASAVQVFRHVTLPLIRGPVFLYLLLTTISTVGVFGLVYFLTRGGPGGQTRIAAIYIYERALQFSQIGIGSAASIILLVIVIVLGVVYVRLAKVEV; encoded by the coding sequence GTGACGTCGATCGTCGACGCACCCGCCGCGGTGCAGACGGCCGTGAGGCCGCCTGCGCCGCGGCGCCGCCGCGTCCAGAAGACCTGGCCGCTCGTGCTCCTCCTGCTGGGGCCGTCGGCGGTGCTCATCGTCCTCTTCATCGTGCTGCCCGCCGTCTACGGGATCTGGCTCAGCCTGACGAACACCCAGCTGACCGGGTTCGCGGCGAGGAACCCGCAGTTCATCGGCATCGACAACTACACCTATCTGCTCGCGAGCGCCGACTTCCTCAACTCGCTCGGGCAGACCGGCACGTTCCTGCTCTTCTCGGCGATCATCGGCCAGACCGTGTGCGGCATGATCGCCGCCGTCCTGCTCAGCCGCCCGTGGATCCGCGGCAAGGGCTTTTTCGGCGCCGCCCTGCTCATGCCGATGGTCGTGCCGGAGGTCGTCGCGTCGCTCACGTGGGCGAGCGTGCTGGCGACGAGCCCGGAGGGCACGCTGAACCGTCTCACCGGCGTGTTCGGCGGGGAACCGACCGCGTGGCTCCAGACGGCGCCGATGCTCGCGATCATCCTCGTGAACATCTGGCGCGGGCTCGCGTTCGCCATGATCATGTTCCAGGCCGCGCTCGAGGACGTCCCCGCAGAACTGATCGAGGCGGCCCGGGTCGACGGGGCGAGCGCGGTGCAGGTGTTCCGTCACGTCACCCTCCCCCTCATCCGCGGCCCGGTGTTCCTCTACCTGCTCCTCACGACGATCAGCACGGTCGGCGTGTTCGGGCTCGTGTACTTCCTCACCCGCGGTGGGCCCGGCGGGCAGACGCGCATCGCCGCCATCTACATCTACGAGCGGGCCCTGCAGTTCTCGCAGATCGGCATCGGCAGCGCCGCGTCGATCATCCTGCTCGTCATCGTCATCGTGCTCGGAGTCGTCTACGTGCGCCTCGCGAAAGTGGAGGTGTGA
- a CDS encoding carbohydrate ABC transporter permease, translated as MTAVESRSAASLQALRRGRRSLRPIDVVQRSIGYALIVLLALFCLVPFAWVVFSAVDADAGATVQWPEFSFDNFVRFFTASGTPLLLVNSLVIAIASTALNLGLGIAGGYALSRFVFPGRRFFMFAILLIRVIPAPATIVALYLIMVNLGLANTLHGLILVQAVSGLPVTLWLMKGTIDAVPVELEEAAWTDGNTRLQAARRIVLPLIGPGLGAAAMLMFMGSWGDFLTPLVMLQNQDLYPLAIGLFRAFSERNVVDWGLLAASAVVYVLPPAVLYMLVRKHLLKSSLGGALKG; from the coding sequence ATGACCGCCGTCGAGAGCCGCTCCGCGGCATCCCTCCAGGCATTGCGCCGCGGTCGCCGTTCGCTCCGCCCGATCGACGTCGTGCAGCGGTCCATCGGCTACGCGCTGATCGTGTTGCTCGCGCTGTTCTGCCTCGTGCCGTTCGCGTGGGTCGTGTTCAGCGCGGTCGACGCGGACGCGGGGGCGACGGTGCAGTGGCCGGAGTTCTCGTTCGACAACTTCGTGCGGTTCTTCACCGCCTCGGGCACGCCGCTGCTGCTCGTCAACAGCCTCGTGATCGCCATCGCCTCGACCGCGCTCAACCTCGGGCTCGGGATCGCGGGCGGATACGCGCTGTCGCGATTCGTCTTCCCCGGTCGCCGGTTCTTCATGTTCGCGATCCTGCTCATCCGCGTCATCCCGGCGCCCGCCACGATCGTCGCGCTGTACCTCATCATGGTGAACCTCGGGCTCGCAAACACGCTGCACGGGCTGATCCTCGTGCAGGCCGTCAGCGGCCTGCCGGTCACCCTGTGGCTCATGAAGGGCACCATCGACGCCGTGCCCGTCGAGCTCGAGGAGGCGGCCTGGACCGACGGCAACACGCGACTGCAGGCGGCGCGCCGCATCGTGCTCCCGCTCATCGGCCCGGGACTCGGCGCCGCGGCGATGCTCATGTTCATGGGCTCGTGGGGTGACTTCCTCACGCCGCTCGTGATGCTGCAGAACCAGGACCTGTACCCGCTCGCCATCGGGTTGTTCCGCGCGTTCAGCGAGCGCAACGTCGTCGACTGGGGTCTGCTCGCCGCGAGCGCGGTCGTCTACGTGCTGCCGCCGGCGGTGCTGTACATGCTCGTGCGCAAGCATCTGCTCAAGTCGAGCCTCGGTGGAGCGTTGAAGGGATGA
- a CDS encoding Gfo/Idh/MocA family protein gives MTMNESARLPVVVVGAGAMGGEWIRMLARSPHAEPVGVVDLNVDLARETVASAGLDVAVGASLVGVAEASGARAVVNVTVPQAHRVVNEQALRAGLPVLCEKPLAPTVAEALRQVALADLTGGLLMVSQSRRYFNHLAAFRQAVAALGPLGAVHAQFFHEDHEPGFREQMAHPLLVDMSVHHFDMLRYLSDDEPVSVRCDSWNPSWSWFAGHAAATATFELASGARFIYSGSRATPGLQTSWNADWHVYAEKGAAHWDGDFVVETDAEGVEFEVPDRSESIEGSLEEFVGALRTGTTPQNEVRANVLTLAMIEGAIRSSDRGGEKVVIADLLEESLAQAIADEQRDDVAGLLRSWTSAADGIATPAWGSIPAPIASGGAH, from the coding sequence ATGACGATGAACGAATCCGCGCGACTCCCCGTTGTCGTGGTGGGTGCGGGGGCGATGGGTGGCGAGTGGATCCGCATGCTCGCCCGGTCGCCGCACGCCGAACCGGTCGGCGTCGTCGACCTCAACGTCGACCTCGCCCGCGAGACCGTCGCCTCGGCCGGTCTCGACGTCGCTGTCGGCGCCTCGCTCGTCGGGGTGGCCGAGGCGTCCGGTGCTCGCGCGGTCGTCAACGTGACCGTGCCGCAAGCGCACCGCGTGGTGAACGAGCAGGCTCTGCGCGCGGGCCTGCCCGTGCTGTGCGAGAAGCCGCTCGCTCCGACGGTGGCGGAGGCGCTGCGCCAGGTCGCGCTGGCCGACCTCACCGGCGGTCTGCTCATGGTCAGCCAGTCCCGGCGGTACTTCAACCACCTGGCGGCGTTCCGTCAGGCGGTCGCCGCGCTCGGTCCGCTCGGGGCCGTGCACGCCCAGTTCTTCCACGAGGACCACGAACCCGGATTCCGCGAGCAGATGGCGCATCCGCTGCTCGTCGACATGTCGGTGCACCACTTCGACATGCTGCGCTACCTCAGCGACGATGAGCCGGTGAGCGTGCGCTGCGACTCGTGGAACCCGTCGTGGAGCTGGTTCGCCGGCCACGCCGCGGCGACCGCGACGTTCGAGCTCGCGTCCGGCGCCCGCTTCATCTACTCGGGCAGCCGGGCGACCCCCGGGCTGCAGACCTCGTGGAACGCGGACTGGCACGTGTACGCCGAGAAGGGCGCCGCGCACTGGGACGGCGACTTCGTCGTCGAGACGGATGCCGAAGGCGTCGAGTTCGAGGTGCCGGACCGCAGCGAGAGCATCGAGGGGTCGCTCGAGGAGTTCGTCGGTGCATTGCGCACGGGCACGACCCCGCAGAACGAGGTGCGCGCCAACGTGCTCACCCTGGCCATGATCGAGGGGGCGATCCGCAGCAGCGACCGCGGTGGCGAGAAGGTCGTCATCGCGGACCTCCTCGAGGAGTCGCTCGCCCAGGCCATCGCCGACGAGCAGCGCGACGACGTCGCGGGCCTCCTGCGCTCATGGACCAGTGCCGCCGACGGCATCGCCACACCGGCCTGGGGATCGATCCCGGCCCCGATCGCGTCAGGAGGCGCCCATTGA